Below is a window of Leuconostoc gasicomitatum LMG 18811 DNA.
AATCGAACCTGCTTATCCTCTACGTCACATTGACATCTGGCACTATTTATCCAGACGACACCCACAACCGCATTCCAAACCCACAAACAGAATGCCGGCAAAGCCGTTTTTATAGCTCGAAGCTAAAGTCAAGACAGGGCAAGGATTTGCACCTTGCATGATGAGTTCTCAATGTTTCTAACAGCTGCGACATTTAACACCAAATCGCGACATCATCTCTTTATTGTCTTTGAGCGTATACCTATTCCGCCACCTGCCATGATAGATATTCCAACCTATCTATTTAACCCGAACACCACTTGTTCCTGCAAGATGTGCTCTTCGTAATTCTTCGATACTACCATTATTGCACTGTTTTTAGGTCAATTCGCGACATAAAAGCGACGTCATTTCAGCACCATTAGTTATCCACAGCTTTAAGTCTGCTTTTGATGAGCGACGTTATTTCAGCTAAATCATCTATGGTCGCCTCTTTTTTGATAAAATTTGTAGTTTGCTCCTTACCCTTGTCATACCAGAAAATATTACCAACTTCTCTTTTGAACCAGTTGACATAACGTTGACCTTGGCGTGTGCCGATTCCAGTTAATGATTCAATCGCCAACCAGTCTTGACCTAATCGTTTATCAAAATGAAATTTAACGACATTGCGTACATCTGGATCGAACGAATCTTCAATTCTTCTTACCAATCTAGTTGCATAGTTTAAGTCAGCACGACATTTATTAAGCACAACATCTTGCTCTTTCCTGATAATCATATCGTCAACAGGTCTAGAATGTTTGTTTTGCGCACGGCCACCGCCGATATTCTCATCATTATTAGTCGACGTTTCGATTTCTTTTATTCTGTCATTAACATTATTATGTAGCCGGCCTGAATAATAATCAGACAACAATCTGTCAATTCTATCTGCCATGTCACTCCTTTAATTATTCAATAAATTCATATTCCAACGCCACAAAATGTTCTTTTTCTACATAATCAATTATTATTTTAGCCACGGAGGGAAGATTTACGGAACCCAATACAGTTTCAGTGCCATGTTGGTTAATCTCATATGGCAACCTCTTCTTATGCTTTAAATTTTCTGAAAGCGATAGTTCATATCCTTTCTTTGCTAAAACCTCCTGACAATCGTAAAGAAACATTTCGTTTGTAGAGAAAGCAATTGGTTTGTCGTCGTTGTTATCATCTAATAAATATGTCATTTTTATTCATCTCCTACTGGCAACAATACAGCTTCTGTTAGTGGATTAGTCCATTCTTCTGCCTGCTCTTTGGTATCAAATGGGTAGGCTATATTTCTCGGATTTTTAACATCTTCTTTATCGCGACTATATCCCCAGTCATCTGGTTTCTCAATTCCATTTAAAAATGCCCAATCTTCATCACCGTCTGTTTCTTTACTTCTGACAAACCACTTCTTTTCTGGAATAATTTCAATCGTTTTTTGCGGTTCAAATTCTTCGAAATTCGCCCATAAAACAGCAAATTCATTTTGTTTACTCTTATAATCAACGGATCCGAATAATCTGTCATATAAATTAGGACACAAATTTGTATCTCCAATTTCAGATATTGCAGAGTATAAATCATATTCTTGTTCGACTAATTTTTGGAACTCATCAAATTCTGCCTGTGTCATCTTCACCCGTGATTGAAGTTGTTCCTTGGTGTATAATGGAAAAACTCTTTTATCATCTAATCCTAATGGTTTTTCGTCAGTCACATATTGAACAGATGATAATGGTTCTTGACTAACTAGCCATGCTACTGGTTTCATTTCTTCACTCATGATTTTTCTCCCATCCTAATTGATAACCGTACAAGTAATCTTCTAAATCTTTCACTTCTTCGTAATAAACGTTTGAAACTGTTAGATGATAAATACTACTACTAGAGTTGGTTATCAGAACTGTAGATAAAAACATTGACTGGTTATTTTTAAATATATCCCCAAGCGCTCTGTAAAAATCTGATTTTATTTGATAACTTTCTACTAGTACATCTATTTCGCCTATAATCACTTTACTAAATGCGCTCATTTTGTTTTTTCTCCTCCTGCACGATCAAATCTCCTTTTGCAGTTCAGCTAATAGCTCATCTGCTGTGCAAACTATTACGGTATTTTCCCATCGCATACCACCAGTTATAGCGTCTGGATAGGCACGTTTATGTTCATCTCCATCGTTCCAACGTATCCACGCCACTGGTCGCTTAGGCAATTCGTTATTTTCGATCACGTGCTGTACTTCTTCGATTGAATACAGAGCGTGATATTTAGCTCCGTCTTTTAGAATAAGACCTGTTCTTTTGTCTTTTTCAACCATAAGAATTCTGGGATTATACCTATCTGCAGGCTTTAAATACGCCCATGCGTATACTTTTTTATCTGCCATTATTTATTCTCCTCAATATCAATTGAAATTTTTACACGCACATCACTATTGTCGCTATCATCAACTAATTTAAATTCAGATTCTGCATTAACAGAACAGTGTTCTTTCATTTCAGACAACATCATTTCTAACGCCTTATGAAATGCAACATATGATTTTGTTTTATATTTTTCAGCCATTATTCCGTCTTCCTTTCAAAAATTCATGCAAATCATCTATAAATTTCTTGTGCCAATCAGTCATATTCACTCCTTTTTCAGCGTAATGCTGTAACTTTCGCCATCAATAATCACTTTCTGAACGACGGTGTTAGCTAGGCTGGTATTGTCATTAATGCGATTAAACGATTTAAGCAGATATTTTCCTAGTATCAACTGCATATAAACGCTATTTTCTTCGTTCATGTTTCAACCTCCTGACTAAAATTTATTATTGTTAATCACTTGCACATCTACGATCACTCTGGGTTGCAGACCATAAACCTTGCTGTTAATGCCTTGCACGATTGCATTGTCGTCTTCCCACAATATGCCGTTCAGCGCATCTTCGGCGCTTTTGACAAAGTTGCTCAAGTCTGGTTTCTTGCGTGGCAACAGTTCGCCGTCAATCGCCATCTGTCTCTGCTTAGCAGTAAATGACTTAGGTATTGACCTGACAAACGTCATACTAACCGACAGGGCTCCATGTGGCATTTCATACCCACGCTTTTTGGTTTCCGAACGCGCTATCAGTCCGAGCGTCTCTTTGTATAATTTCGTCTTTTTTGGATCGTACATTCTCACGCCATTGCCAAATCTGACTGCTCTGGGTCGCTCCTGTTGTTGCGGTTCGATGAAAAACTTGAATATCATAATAACGCTCTCTCGTCCTTTCTAAGACGTTTTAAACTTCAAACGTCTATTTTATACCAAACAACTATTTAATCACGTTTATGATATGTTAAATTGAGTTTAAACTAACATCAGCGTAAGATGCCTGTTTTATTTTCGCACCGAGGCGTTTGGCGACTGATAGTGCTGTTAAATTATCACTGAATAATTTGGCTCGTCTTCCGTCTCCGTCGTGGTGCCACATGTAAACTTTTGTGCCGTCTTTTTTAACCAAAATATTTGATAATATGCCGTATTCTTCATGCTTGACAATATGTGTGAGATTTATTTTTTGTGGCTTATTTTCAAATTTGCGTTTAGCACCGCGTTCGAATGATAAGATTTTAACTTCATGACCTTTATTGAACAGCTGTGCGACTGTTCTGTTAGCTGTCACCCTGTCTTTGTAGCTTGCTTCAAACTGTCCGTCGACATACAATTCATAATAGCGTTTACTCTCTAACCGTCCCAAATCTTCGTCCTCTGCTTTCTAACTCTCTTATTATTTCAGGTGTGACCAACACACCATTAATGTGATATTTGCTTTTAAATTCTGGTAAGCCAATGCGATGCAACTCCATGTGGTGCGCGTGGCTTAAACTAAATACCGTGTTGCCAACATTGCTAATGGTGTTTCTATCGCGCCCCATACCTACTGCGTGTTCGCCATGAGCCAACTCAACTGGCTTTGAGCCGTCAATGACATCGAAACCATTAATCAGCGCCATATACTCCCAATGCTTAATATCATCTGGTTCAAGCGCATCTAGTGGCTTAAATTTCAATGGCACATCATGTTCAGCCACAAAGTCCAACATGAATGTGATGAGTTCAGCAGCCACTGACTTCTCAACATCTCTTAACGAGAACTCATCAATATCTTTCCACTCTTCAAACCACATCTTGAATAATTGCTTGACGTATTCAGGCATATCACCAGACCAGTTAGAGATGTCGCGGAACAAGGCGTATATAAACTTTCGTTGTTGCGCGCTAATCTCACGGTCATCTCGCACTTGTATTTCAATCAATGTCTGTTTAAATAGCTGATAAGTTGCCATGAATTTATTTGCTGATTCATCATCTTCAAACCTGAATATTATTTCATTGCCTGATTTTTTAGTTGGATAGGCTTGGAAGATTTTCATTACTTCTCCTCATGGGCTTCACACCCCATTTGATCGTTTACGATGTTTTGATTTTTTTAATAAATTACCGGAACTTTTCCGTCAATTATTGTTTCAAGATGTTCGCCAATATTATTGATTGCGCTTTGTTTCCAAAAACCGCCATCTGCTTCATGCAATGAAAAACTATCTATGTTGTTCATACGAAATATGAATGCGCTTTCTGGCTGATCGACTTCTGTGAATGTCCGGAACGGCTTTAATATCACTGGATTAGGAACTTTAACATTAGCCAAACTTGCTGGTCCGGTTGATGCCTTAGCAATTTGTGTCGTTCCGTCATCTGTGAATGACGACTCATTACTATCTTTCACATTTGAAATAAATTTTAATAAGATATCGCGATCTGGTGTTTTTGAAAAAAGTGCTTGCAAAGCAACAATCATCTCTTCACGTTTGTGAGAATGATCAAAATCAAAACTTTCAAATCTGAGTTTCGTTTCTGCCAGCACTTCACGATTTCCAAATTCATTAATTTTTCCGTATATTACAACGTCTTCTGGGCTATTAACATTAACCGAAACAGCTGATCTCCCAAGTATATGAGATTCTATTGCTTTATTTATTCCGCCTAATGTAGTTATTGATATCGGAATTTTAGCGTTATTATTTGGGCGGAATTCCGTTACGCCATCAGATGAAACAAGAAATGTACTATCATTTACTTCTTGAATTGCTTCACCTGCTGCTTGAATAGCTTGGTTAGATACGAATTCTAATTCTTTTGATTCTGTCATTTTAGTTAGCCTCCTTGGCTGTTTGCATATCAATTACTACTGCCTGCTCTGCAACCGGCAATCCGGTGTCAACCAACATTTCTCCAGTATCCACGTCAACCATCATTTGACCAGGTGCTGCTGACTTCAATTCGCTTAACTCTACTTCTCCGTTAGCATTGAGACCGCCAAGCAATGTACTGCCTGTCTTTGCTGATGGTGCCATTTTCGATGTTACTTGAGCCACTAGTTGAATTGTTTTTAAGTCATCAGCAGAATTCATTGTTAATTTCAGTGTGACAATTCTCTTTGCTTTTGGATCGGTATTGGGATCAAAAATATTATTTGCAACATTTTGAACTTCTTCCATCAATTTGCTTTCAATAGCGCCATCATTTAAACTACCGAGCGAGAAATGTATTGTATTTTTATTTTCGGGCATGTTTTTATCCTCTTGTTTTTATTGGGCTTCACACCCATCTGCATG
It encodes the following:
- a CDS encoding DUF722 domain-containing protein, with the translated sequence MADRIDRLLSDYYSGRLHNNVNDRIKEIETSTNNDENIGGGRAQNKHSRPVDDMIIRKEQDVVLNKCRADLNYATRLVRRIEDSFDPDVRNVVKFHFDKRLGQDWLAIESLTGIGTRQGQRYVNWFKREVGNIFWYDKGKEQTTNFIKKEATIDDLAEITSLIKSRLKAVDN
- a CDS encoding RusA family crossover junction endodeoxyribonuclease, producing MIFKFFIEPQQQERPRAVRFGNGVRMYDPKKTKLYKETLGLIARSETKKRGYEMPHGALSVSMTFVRSIPKSFTAKQRQMAIDGELLPRKKPDLSNFVKSAEDALNGILWEDDNAIVQGINSKVYGLQPRVIVDVQVINNNKF
- a CDS encoding putative HNHc nuclease — protein: MKIFQAYPTKKSGNEIIFRFEDDESANKFMATYQLFKQTLIEIQVRDDREISAQQRKFIYALFRDISNWSGDMPEYVKQLFKMWFEEWKDIDEFSLRDVEKSVAAELITFMLDFVAEHDVPLKFKPLDALEPDDIKHWEYMALINGFDVIDGSKPVELAHGEHAVGMGRDRNTISNVGNTVFSLSHAHHMELHRIGLPEFKSKYHINGVLVTPEIIRELESRGRRFGTVRE